DNA from Bacillus sp. Marseille-P3661:
TTTTTCGATTCCATTTTTAATACCGCCTTGAACAACTAGAATCGTAATAATTAAAAAGATCATTTGTGTAATCATTACTTCAAACGGATTAGAAATGATCTGTCCAAAAAGCTCACCATATTGTTCATTTGTAAGGCCACTTGTCATACCGAGTATGCCCCGGACTGTATAGGATATAATCCAACCACCAACAACGCTGTAAAAAGATAGTAGTACAAATGACGCGACGACACCTAATATTCCGATCCAGTGCCAAGCTGTTCCAGGTGCAAGCTTTTTATAAGCAGTGATTGCATCCTTTTGAGTATTTCTACCAATAATAAATTCCGCAAATAATAATGGAGCTCCAAGAATGATCGTAAATAATATAAAAAGGAGTAAGAAGATTCCTCCTCCGTTCGTACCAGTCATATAAGGGAATTTCCAGATGGCTCCTAATCCTATCGCTGACCCTGCAGCCGCTAAGATAAAGCCAAGCTTTGATGACCATTGGTCACGTTTTTCCATATAAGCATTCGACTCCTTTCCATTTAAATATAATAGAGTATTTTGTCGAAATATGAAAGATATATTTGTATAATTTTCTGATAAAGTGAAACTTCCATAGTTGGTGTGATTTTCCGGTAATAGATATACAATTCCTTATAAATGAATAACATTAGGTTGCCCTATTTGTGTTTAACAACACTATTCCATATTTTTTTGTCCGTTGGTTACTTAATATAAATGAGAACAAATAATTACCCCAAAATCTTTCAGTTTACTGTTAAAATAGCTGAAATATTTCCAACAATAACAATTCTTTACCTAATAAATGTGAGGCAAGTTGTATAAAATATAGGTGTTATGGAAAACCAAGCTTTGATAATGAAAGTACTTTGTGGTATACTTCTACAATGCGCACATAAAATGAATAAATTAGGAGTGTTTCCATGTCAGAAAAATACACAATCGGTCAAGAGTTAACTGGTAAAGTTACCGGAATTCAACCATATGGAGCTTTTGTAGCTTTAGATGAAAATACACAAGGATTAGTTCACATCTCAGAAATTACCCATGGCTATGTAAAGGACGTGAGCGAGCATTTAGCAGTGGGAGACGAAGTTAGTGTAAAAGTTCTATCTGTTGACGAAGCGGCAGGTAAAATTAGTCTTTCTATTAAAGCAACTCAAGAGGCACCGGAACAAACTGAAGTACCAGCTCAACAACCAAAGAAGGAAAGAAAAGCACGTCCACAAGCTAAAAAGCAACCACAACAACAAGTGGACACAGCAGCTACTTCAGGTTTCAATACACTTAAAGACAAGCTTGAAGATTGGATTAAACAATCATCAGATCGTGAAAAACTATTAAAGAAGTAAATAGCGATAGAAGAAACTCGACGGGGTTTCTTCTTTTTTTTAGGAAAAAAATTATTCCAAAGAACTTTTTAAGATTAGCACAAAAACTTATCAACAAATTATTTAATGAATCAACATATTATAACAATTAAGAAGTATCTTAAATAAAAATGAACAAATGAACAAGTACATATATATATTAAGATTTCCACTATCCCTTTTATTTTACGCTTTTCTTGGAATACTAAAAAAGCTGTCAATTATTCGCGTAATTTCTCGTTTTTTAGTGAAATAACGTTGTTATGGTTGACTATGATTATAAAATATCATTTGGTATTATTATGTAATGGTGGAAAAACATGCACTACGCTTACATCTTAGAAAAGGAAGTGTATTTGTTGGATTCATTTATTTTTCAAAACCCAACTCGGTTAATTTTCGGAAAAGGACAATTACAGGCGCTAAAGGAAGAGGTACCTAAATTTGGTACAAAACTATTGTTAGTGTATGGTGGGGGCAGTATTAAGAAATCGGGTCTTTATGACCAAGTGACCTCGCTCCTTAAAGAAATTAATGTTGAGATTTATGAGCTATCAGGAGTCGAACCTAATCCGCGATTGTCAACTGTACATAAGGGAATTGAAATTTGTAAAAAAGAATCAATTGAGATTGTTTTAGCTGTAGGCGGTGGAAGTGTAATTGACTGTTCAAAAGCTGTTGCAGCTGGTGCAAAGCTTGACGTTGATATTTGGGATGTAATTACGAAAAAGGCAGTAGCAACTGATGCTTTACCAATTGGCACAGTGTTAACATTAGCGGCGACAGGTTCTGAAATGAATGCAGGATCAGTTATAACTAACATGGAGACAAAGGAAAAGTATGGATGGGGTAGCCCTGCCGTATATCCTAAGTTTTCTATATTAGATCCAGAGTTTACATATTCTGTTCCCCAAAATCAAACCGTTTATGGCATCGTAGATATGATGTCACATGTTTTAGAACAATATTTTCATAAAACAGAAAACACACCATTGCAGGATCGTATGTGTGAGTCTGTTTTAAAAACGGTAATGGAGACAGCGCCAAAATTAATAAATGATCTGAACAATTACGAATTACGAGAAACAATTTTATATGCAGGAACGATAGCTTTAAATGGCTCATTATCAATGGGATCTCGCGGTGACTGGGCCACACATAATATTGAACATGCAGTTTCTGCTGTTTATGATATTCCGCATGCAGGTGGATTAGCCATTTTACAGCCCAATTGGATGATTCATGTTTTAGAACAGCACGTGAAGAAGTTTAAACAGCTGGCCATTAGAGTTTTTGATGTAAATCCAACAGGGAAAGAAGATCGTGACATTGCGCTAGAAGGAATTGAAAAGCTTCGCGTATTTTGGTCCTCAATAGGAGCTCCTTCGAGATTAGCAGATTATAACATTGATGATTCACAATTAGATTTAATGGCAGATAAGGCTATGGCAAATGGAGAGTTTGGAACTATTAAGAAATTGAATAAGCACGACGTATTGGAAATTCTGAAAATGTCTTTATAAGGTGAAGAAATATGTGAAACAAAAACATCAGAATTTCATCAGGAAATAGCGTGTTTTTCTAAATAAAAATGGAGGCTGGTTATGGCACATATTAGTTTTGATTATTCAAAGGCTCTAACTTTTTTTAATGAGGATGAATTAAATTACTTAAGTGATTTTGTTAAGTGCGCACATCATTCAATACATGAAAAGACGGGTGCAGGTAACGATTATTTAGGCTGGGTTGAATTGCCTACAAATTATGATAAGGAAGAGTTTGCCCGCATTCAAAAAGCCGCAAGCAAAATCAAAGCAGATTCAGATGTACTGCTTGTCATTGGTATTGGTGGCTCATACTTAGGAGCACGGGCGGCTATCGAGATGTTAAACCATTCTTTCTACAATGCCATATCTAAAGAAAAACGGCAAGGAACGCCACAAGTGTTTTTTGTGGGTCATCATATAAGTTCTACATATGTTCAAGAACTATTTGATTTACTAGAAGGGAAGGATATTTCGGTAAATGTTATTTCTAAATCAGGAACAACAACTGAGCCGGCGATTGCTTTCCGGATCTTTAAAAAGCATCTAGAAGAAAAATATGGTGTTGAAGAAGCGAGAAAGCGAATTTATGCAACGACAGATCGTGAAAAAGGTGCATTGAAAACTTTAGCGACTGAAGAAGGCTATGAAACGTTTGTTGTACCCGATGATGTTGGGGGCCGTTATTCAGTATTAACTGCAGTTGGACTGTTGCCAATTGCCGTTAGTGGTGTAAATATTGAAGAAATGATGAGCGGAGCACGCGAGGCACAGGACGATTTTAGCAAGTCTGAATTAGTAGAAAATCCTGCGTATCAATATGCGGCTGTTCGAAACATTTTATACAATAAAGGTAAAACGATCGAAATGTTAATCAATTATGAGCCAGCACTTCAATATTTCTCTGAATGGTGGAAACAGTTATTTGGGGAAAGTGAAGGAAAGGATCAAAAGGGGATCTTTCCAGCATCTGCAAACTTCTCAACCGATCTTCACTCATTAGGTCAATATGTTCAAGAGGGTCGTCGTGATTTATTTGAAACTATTATTAATGTTGAAAAACCTAAATATGAAATTACGATTGAGAAAGAAGCAAACGACTTAGATGGACTTAATTATTTAGCGGGAAAGACAATGGATTTTGTTAATAAAAAAGCATTTCAAGGAACCATGCTTGCCCATACAGACGGGAATGTTCCAAACTTAATTGTAAATATACCAGAGTTAAGTGCTTATACTTTTGGATATCTCGTATACTTTTTTGAAAAAGCATGTGCAATGAGTGGTTATTTATTGGGAGTTAACCCATTTGATCAACCAGGGGTGGAAGCATATAAGAAAAATATGTTTGCATTGCTAGGGAAACCAGGATTCGAAAAAGAAAAAGAAGCATTAGAAAAAAGATTATAATGAAAAAAGCATTCAAATACCATATGGCGTTTGAATGCTTTTTTGCTTGCACCAGTTTAGTAATATTTCTTGCACATTCTTAGTAAAGTTTACCATTAGTAAAGAATTAAAGTATAAGAAAAGAGGTCCTATTGGTCATCTCCTGGGACATCGCCATTTGATATTGTGGGCGAATGACGTGTTTTTCTAATCGAATGATAATGATCGAGCTTGGACAACCTATTAAATAAATGAATGATAATATTTAAAGGGGTTGTGAGCTAGATGATACCAATTTCATCTTCTATAGAAAATCGTACATTTCAACTAATTGACCTTGAATCAAAGCTAAAACCGCTAGGATATGTTATCGGTGGTAATTGGGATTATGATCATGGTTATTTTGATTATAAAATTGCCGATGATCATGGAAGTTATCAGTATTTAAGAGTTCCATTTGAAGCCGTTGATGGACAATTAGATTCTAATGGAACAACAGTAAAGCTGCGACAACCGTTTTTACTTTCACATAATTATCAAGAAGGTTTGGATGATCACGCAGGAACAGGCGTTTTTTCTGGTACGACCGACCAATTTCAAGAACCTCAAGATCCTGATGCAGAATATCCACCTGAACTTGTTGATATGGGAAAGTCTCTTGTGAATGAATTAGAAGATATACTCCGCTAAGGGACAATAACTAATAATAAATCATTTTCTGTAATTGTACGAGCGGGAGGAGGATGAATAAAGGCTTCTTCTCCTCTTTTAATACCGATAAGTAACCGGTCATAGTCATCTATTAATGTATGGGCACATTCTGCAAAGGTTTTGTTAACTAGATTATTTGGAACTTCCATTAATTTTATCTTACTACCTTTAATGTAATTCAATAATGAAAATACGACATCTGAGATTCCGTGTGATTGTAGACTATCGATCATAAGATAACTAGATAATAGGTATGTTTCAATTAACTCATCTGCTCCAGCTCGTTTGGCGTTATTAACTTGGTGTGGAGTCAAAATTTCAATAATGCAGTAAACAGTCGGATTAAATCCTTTAATTGCTAGCAATGTTAATATGGATTGCATATCCGCTTCATGCTCATTTCGATTTGCATCCGCTGTTATTAAAACAGTTTCAGCATCCATTATATTTGCTTTTTTTAAGGTTTCATCAAGAGAAGAGTCTCCTTTAATAAAATAAATATTTTTATTATTTAATGGGTGTTCTTCGAGTGTACCATCAATAAGTACGATATGTGTTGAAGGTTCTAATGATATAATTTGATTGATTGTATTTCTGGATTTTTCATTCCAGCCGACAATAACGAGATGTTTTTCTCCCTTATATGCTGCACTGCCTTCTTTTAAACCGCTAAAAATATTTACTACTGCTGTAGAAAGGGTAACCATATAAAAAGTAACCAAACCTGCTCCAATAAAAATTAACAGAATAGCCATTAGTCTCCCAATAGTGGTCGTTGGAACAAAATCACCGTATCCAACTGTTGATGTTGTTACAATGACCCACCATAATCCATCGAAGATAGTTGGAAACTCCTCAGGTTCTACGAAATGTATGGCAATTCCCATAATAATAGCTACAACGAATATAACAGTGAGTAAGCGAATGATCATATGTGACCGTAGAAAACTTGTATATATCGCACTAAAATAAAGTCGCATGTTTACCTCCGTATTAAATGCGGGATATTATCATTATTTACAGGTGCGATGTTCATAAACATGAGGTTGAAAAATTTCTAAAAATCTGTTGCGCAACACAATATACTGTTATATAATACGAATTACCGATATATCTGTTATAATACAGTGGTGAGGACTAATAGGGGGGAGATATAATGGAAATGTACCAACAAGCATATAATAACTATCTAAAAAATTGTGAAAGGTATGAAATTGATAGAGTTATTGATTTTAAACAATTTCTTGAGCAACTAACAAGTGAGCAAATTGAGAAATTAAGTCAAGTATCTTAGGAGAGAATACATGAAAAGTGATGTCAATGAGCTATTTCGATTATATGTTTTAAACCGTTAAATCGTCTGTTTCCTTTTAAAGTAAGGTGAACAGGCGATTTTTTTTTGAAGTTTGTGCTAGTAATATTAAAAAAACGAATTGTAAATTTAGTGTAAATTTTAATCGCAACTTATTTACAATATCTTAATCTTCTTACATACTATGATAGGCGTGTCTACATGTCGAATCTTGTAGGCGGTGAATAGAATAGTAATAATTAAAAACTAAGAATTTAAAGGGGTTGGAAAAGTGGAACTCGATGTACAGAGTATGATATTTGAGTTTCTAGGTGGTCTAGGTATATTCTTATTCGGTATAAAATTTATGGGCGATGGTCTTCAAAAGCTTGCCGGAAATAGACTTAGAGATATTTTAGACAAATTTACTACTAATCCGATAATGGGAATACTAGCAGGAATTATCGTAACCATTTTAATTCAATCAAGTTCAGGTACAACTGTACTAACGGTTGGTTTAGTTAATGCCGGCTTTATGACCCTAAAACAAGCCATTGGGGTTATTATGGGGGCCAATATTGGTACAACAGTAACGGCATTTATTATAGGATTTGACGTAGGCGCATATTCTCTACCGATTATAGCTATAGGTGCATTTTTAATCTTTTTCTTTAAACATAAAAAAGCCAATTATGCAGGTCAATTATTCTTTGGTTTTGGGGCACTATTCTACGGCTTAGAATTAATGGGTGCCGGAATGAAACCGTTGCGTTCATTACAAGCTTTTCATGATTTAACAGTTAGCATGAGTGACAACCCAATTTTAGGGGTGGTAATTGGTACTGTTTTTACAGTAATCGTACAGAGCTCAAGTGCAACTATTGGTATACTTCAGGAATTATTTGCGCAAGGTGCAATTGACTTAAAAGCAGCGCTACCAGTATTATTCGGGGATAATATTGGAACAACCATCACAGCTGTTTTAGCATCTTTAGGTGCTTCAGTTGCAGCTAGGCGTGCGGCTTTAACACATGTTATTTTCAACTTAGTTGGAACAACAATTTTCTTGATCATTTTAGGACTCTTTACGAAATTAATTGCCGCACTACAAGCGAATATGAATTTAAACGAAGAAATGACAATTGCCTTCGCACATGGTATTTTCAACGTTACGAATACAATCATTCAGGCTCCATTTATTGCGGTGCTTGCCTTAATCGTTACAAAGTTAATTCCAGGTCAGGAGATAACAGTTGAATATAATACAAAAGGATTGGATCCATTGTTTATTGAACAATCACCGTCGATAGCATTAGCTAATGCGAAAAAGGAATTGCTTCGAATGGGTGAGTTTTCAATTAAAGGTTTAGAAGAGTCACATAAGTACTTGAATACTAAACTCCCAGTACATTCTGAATTAGGCTTACAGTATGAACAAGCGATTAATAATTTAGACCGTAAAATTACGCAGTATTTAATTGATGTCGCATCAAGTGGAGACATTACCGCACAAGATTCAGAAGTGCATTCTATTTTAATGAATACAGTCAATGATATCGAGAGAATTGGAGATCACTTTGAAAATATAATCGAATTAGTAGATTATCAGATTGCGAATAAAGTTAAATTGACAGATCAAGCAATTACAGATTTAGAGGAAATGTTTGAATTAACGATTGCGACTGTAAAAGAGGCAATGCTATCTCTTGAAAAACAAGATATGACATTAGCACAAGATGT
Protein-coding regions in this window:
- a CDS encoding potassium channel family protein, with the protein product MRLYFSAIYTSFLRSHMIIRLLTVIFVVAIIMGIAIHFVEPEEFPTIFDGLWWVIVTTSTVGYGDFVPTTTIGRLMAILLIFIGAGLVTFYMVTLSTAVVNIFSGLKEGSAAYKGEKHLVIVGWNEKSRNTINQIISLEPSTHIVLIDGTLEEHPLNNKNIYFIKGDSSLDETLKKANIMDAETVLITADANRNEHEADMQSILTLLAIKGFNPTVYCIIEILTPHQVNNAKRAGADELIETYLLSSYLMIDSLQSHGISDVVFSLLNYIKGSKIKLMEVPNNLVNKTFAECAHTLIDDYDRLLIGIKRGEEAFIHPPPARTITENDLLLVIVP
- a CDS encoding YugN-like family protein, which translates into the protein MIPISSSIENRTFQLIDLESKLKPLGYVIGGNWDYDHGYFDYKIADDHGSYQYLRVPFEAVDGQLDSNGTTVKLRQPFLLSHNYQEGLDDHAGTGVFSGTTDQFQEPQDPDAEYPPELVDMGKSLVNELEDILR
- a CDS encoding iron-containing alcohol dehydrogenase, which encodes MHYAYILEKEVYLLDSFIFQNPTRLIFGKGQLQALKEEVPKFGTKLLLVYGGGSIKKSGLYDQVTSLLKEINVEIYELSGVEPNPRLSTVHKGIEICKKESIEIVLAVGGGSVIDCSKAVAAGAKLDVDIWDVITKKAVATDALPIGTVLTLAATGSEMNAGSVITNMETKEKYGWGSPAVYPKFSILDPEFTYSVPQNQTVYGIVDMMSHVLEQYFHKTENTPLQDRMCESVLKTVMETAPKLINDLNNYELRETILYAGTIALNGSLSMGSRGDWATHNIEHAVSAVYDIPHAGGLAILQPNWMIHVLEQHVKKFKQLAIRVFDVNPTGKEDRDIALEGIEKLRVFWSSIGAPSRLADYNIDDSQLDLMADKAMANGEFGTIKKLNKHDVLEILKMSL
- a CDS encoding Na/Pi cotransporter family protein, with the translated sequence MELDVQSMIFEFLGGLGIFLFGIKFMGDGLQKLAGNRLRDILDKFTTNPIMGILAGIIVTILIQSSSGTTVLTVGLVNAGFMTLKQAIGVIMGANIGTTVTAFIIGFDVGAYSLPIIAIGAFLIFFFKHKKANYAGQLFFGFGALFYGLELMGAGMKPLRSLQAFHDLTVSMSDNPILGVVIGTVFTVIVQSSSATIGILQELFAQGAIDLKAALPVLFGDNIGTTITAVLASLGASVAARRAALTHVIFNLVGTTIFLIILGLFTKLIAALQANMNLNEEMTIAFAHGIFNVTNTIIQAPFIAVLALIVTKLIPGQEITVEYNTKGLDPLFIEQSPSIALANAKKELLRMGEFSIKGLEESHKYLNTKLPVHSELGLQYEQAINNLDRKITQYLIDVASSGDITAQDSEVHSILMNTVNDIERIGDHFENIIELVDYQIANKVKLTDQAITDLEEMFELTIATVKEAMLSLEKQDMTLAQDVIQKEVEIDKMERNLRKKHIIRLNEGICQGTAGIVFVDIISNLERIGDHAVNIAEAVLGEDSDE
- a CDS encoding glucose-6-phosphate isomerase — its product is MAHISFDYSKALTFFNEDELNYLSDFVKCAHHSIHEKTGAGNDYLGWVELPTNYDKEEFARIQKAASKIKADSDVLLVIGIGGSYLGARAAIEMLNHSFYNAISKEKRQGTPQVFFVGHHISSTYVQELFDLLEGKDISVNVISKSGTTTEPAIAFRIFKKHLEEKYGVEEARKRIYATTDREKGALKTLATEEGYETFVVPDDVGGRYSVLTAVGLLPIAVSGVNIEEMMSGAREAQDDFSKSELVENPAYQYAAVRNILYNKGKTIEMLINYEPALQYFSEWWKQLFGESEGKDQKGIFPASANFSTDLHSLGQYVQEGRRDLFETIINVEKPKYEITIEKEANDLDGLNYLAGKTMDFVNKKAFQGTMLAHTDGNVPNLIVNIPELSAYTFGYLVYFFEKACAMSGYLLGVNPFDQPGVEAYKKNMFALLGKPGFEKEKEALEKRL
- the yugI gene encoding S1 domain-containing post-transcriptional regulator GSP13, encoding MSEKYTIGQELTGKVTGIQPYGAFVALDENTQGLVHISEITHGYVKDVSEHLAVGDEVSVKVLSVDEAAGKISLSIKATQEAPEQTEVPAQQPKKERKARPQAKKQPQQQVDTAATSGFNTLKDKLEDWIKQSSDREKLLKK